One window from the genome of Magnolia sinica isolate HGM2019 chromosome 4, MsV1, whole genome shotgun sequence encodes:
- the LOC131244042 gene encoding uncharacterized protein LOC131244042, producing the protein MGNEISLQKAPPTQPIRHPVSRVPAHLRRAHPHAFDPLTLSLGFIHSDDEWNDSFAFKSNSIFASLSRPDSAFEPQELWSCITKHLLEAKSISPIISKIKDIQNKESHDLDSMEMLQALQKNFNLFRLVGDVVFLVSCFLTNLHTDLESLRSKYGVAAINDVVKLDNQLPLELVLAIVTDLPSALKATGSEKSQNSNTNEVSTSKPETFRVGFSENDFPRVILSFCQFYSPFRQPNSPNLDWGKKKTLLDCLHATISGDFDSKEAKTSTARSEISDPDRPTAKEMVRVGIRFEPEGVQNIAGIRFENGVIRLPALVLNERTETVIRNLMVLEASYKEKPVSAYVRFLNRMVESGEDVAVLRKAGVLQGYFGKDEKVAEFIKALDDFHFIPGYHVLPIQKALDDLQTHYDGKVKIKEGQVLLVEKIEKKEEDVDRLLKKIEEKERVVNRLAENIEKKERYVNRLAISMAVVSLIGLILRLVFGSLK; encoded by the coding sequence ATGGGAAATGAAATTTCCCTTCAGAAGGCCCCACCCACCCAACCAATCCGACACCCGGTCTCCCGCGTCCCAGCCCACCTACGCCGGGCCCACCCCCATGCCTTCGACCCCCTAACCCTCTCCCTCGGTTTCATCCACAGCGACGACGAATGGAATGACTCATTCGCCTTCAAATCCAACTCCATCTTCGCCTCTCTCTCCAGACCTGACTCCGCTTTCGAACCCCAAGAGCTCTGGAGCTGCATCACCAAACACCTATTAGAAGCAAAAAGCATTTCTCCCATCATATCAAAAATAAAGGATATACAAAATAAGGAATCCCATGATCTGGATTCGATGGAAATGTTGCAAGCCCTACAAAAGAATTTTAACCTATTTAGACTTGTGGGAGATGTTGTTTTCCTAGTCTCATGCTTCCTCACCAATCTTCATACCGACCTAGAATCTCTACGAAGTAAATATGGAGTAGCCGCCATTAACGATGTTGTAAAACTCGACAACCAGTTACCGCTCGAGCTCGTTTTGGCAATCGTTACAGACCTTCCTTCTGCGCTGAAAGCCACCGGATCCGAAAAATCGCAGAACAGTAATACAAACGAAGTTTCCACTTCTAAACCCGAAACATTTCGGGTCGGGTTCTCAGAGAACGATTTCCCGCGAGTCATTCTAAGTTTCTGCCAGTTCTACTCGCCTTTTCGGCAACCCAACTCGCCAAATCTCGACTGGGGTAAGAAAAAGACTCTGTTGGACTGCTTACACGCAACCATTTCCGGCGACTTTGATTCTAAAGAAGCAAAAACCAGCACGGCTCGGTCTGAAATATCAGACCCAGATCGCCCAACGGCTAAAGAGATGGTTCGGGTAGGAATTCGGTTCGAACCGGAAGGGGTTCAGAACATAGCCGGAATCCGTTTCGAGAACGGTGTTATCCGGTTACCGGCTCTGGTTTTAAATGAGCGGACGGAAACGGTTATACGGAATCTGATGGTTCTAGAAGCTTCTTACAAGGAAAAGCCGGTATCTGCTTACGTCCGGTTCTTGAATAGGATGGTGGAGAGCGGAGAAGACGTTGCGGTGTTGAGAAAAGCGGGAGTTTTGCAGGGGTATTTTGGGAAAGATGAGAAGGTGGCGGAATTTATAAAGGCATTGGATGACTTTCACTTCATTCCTGGCTATCACGTTCTTCCTATTCAGAAGGCTTTGGATGATTTGCAGACTCATTACGATGGGAAAGTTAAGATAAAGGAAGGGCAAGTTCTTTTAGTTGAGAAGattgagaagaaggaagaagatgttGACCGTTTGTTGAAGAAAATTGAGGAGAAGGAAAGGGTTGTGAATCGTCTGGCTGAGAATATTGAGAAGAAGGAAAGGTATGTGAATCGTTTGGCTATCTCAATGGCTGTAGTTAGTTTGATTGGGTTGATTCTGCGCCTTGTATTTGGGTCGTTGAAATGA